TCAAGCTGGTGAATGGAGATGAAAGAGATTCTACTGTCTCAGTTCTGAGGTtcggtcaccagacctgaaatgttaactgttttttccttcacagatgctgccagacctgctaaacttttccagcaactttgtttttgttccaattaaTTAGATACTGATCAACAATCCAAGGCGCATCTTGTACATGGTATatactgctgtcactgtgcattgTGGTGTCGGAACTGAATACTTAAAGTGGTGGATTGTGTGTCAATCCAGTAAGCCACTTCATCTTGCATGGTGCCAAGCCTCTTCACAGTGTTGctggtgctgcactcatccagacaagtggagagttttTAAATCACATTCCTGAAATGTGGCTTAtagatagacaggctttggggagtcagaggtgagttctaaggttttggagtagatttgtagcgcAGGTTGAGagcgttgaggttggttggcttgctgagctggtttgttgttccgcagacatttcgttaccatgctgggtaacatcctcagtgcagcctccaatgacgtgttttcctgcctggtttttaaactctggagtctgttgagctggattgcctcacttctggttatCCTTCGTAGTGGCGTGTATATGAgatcgagttctatgtgtttattgatggctttcttcgtcaAGTGCCAGGCTTctcggaattcccgtgcctgtctctgctcagcttgtcccagtcgaactggtggttctccttatccatgtgtcatcagttgtgtctttttgtagccagttagtTCCGATGTTTTCCTGATGGatggtagtgtgatgagtgtcaCAGGGCATGTAGTACCTTCCTGATGAtgtttgtgtaggcatcttctaACCCAGTTTTTTTGATATCCATATTTCCTTGAAAACCTCAAAGAGGTGTTCctcttcctcttggcatagttctgtgttgctgcagtgtggtgTTGCCTGTTTAAACAGTGTTCGcacgcaactttgtttgtgtatgttgggatggttactgtcgaagttcagtacctggtccatgtgtgtggcttttcagtgCACTTTCGTttggagttccccatttgtcttgcgctctaccatggcatccaggaatgggaactgtttgttgttcttctcctctctggtgaaCTTTATTCCGGTGagagtgttgtttataagtttgagCGTCTCCTCTAGTTTCgcccgtttaatgatgacaaaggtgttgtccACGTAGCATATCCATAGTTGCAGCTGGATTAGCAGAAGGGCCGTCCTTTCTAGTCTTTGCTTCACTGCCTCTGCTATGAGTCCGGacaggtgatcccatgggtgtcccgttgatttgtttgtatatttggCCGTTGaagagtgaagtgggtggtgaggcataggtccagtagttgtAGCATGCTGTCTGTGGAGAGGTTTTCACTGAGGTCTTGCTCTTGTTCCAGCAGTGTTGTCATTgcttcccttgctagtggtatgtctattgatgtaaaTAGGGCAGTGATATCAACAATATCATGATTTCCTCGTCGTCTATCCTTATGTCTTTGacggagttgaggaattcttgggctgagtggattgagtggggtaAGTGAGGGGcattatttgctgcagaattcccagcttctgacccgCACTTCTAGCTTTAACATTCACGTGATGGTCCAGTTAAGATTTCAGCATTGgcaacgccattgaatgtcatgaggAGATGCTCATTGCCGAACAGATGCATAGtgtaaatgtcacttgccacttatcaacccaagcctgaatattatccAAGTTTTGGTGCACAAGAGCACATACGACTTCAggttctgaggagtcatgaatggtaatAAATAGTCAATCATCTACACTTCTGACGTTATGGTGCGGGGTAAGTTActactgaagcagctgaaggaaaATGGACCTAGGGCACTTCCCGGAGAAACTCCTGCAAAATGCACTAGGCTGTGATGATTTAACTCCAACAAGAACAACCATCTTCCACTTTGCCAGGTATGATTCTCCTTCATGCCACTTTCAATCAAATactgtcttgatgtcaagggaatTCACACTCTCACCTCTTAAACCTTAGTCTTTGTCCATGTACTCGTTGGCTCATTGAAAGTATTATCCAATTCATTCTAATCCCAGGTTGTTTCCTCATAGCCCTGTAAGCATTTCTTCTTTAAGCATTCAACCAACTTTCTTCAGACCACACATTCAAGATTACTGGAGTTTTATTTACTCTCCCTTCCCATCCCACAAATACCTTAAATCGGTATTCTCAACACAGCCTGTAGCTGTGCAGTGAGCAGCACGCTGCAACTTCAGGACAATCTGCACTTGTAAACTGCAGACATCCAAAAGATGCGACCATGTTCAGAGAAGTAATGACGCTGAACACCTGGCATTCCAAGACATTGTCAAATTCTCGGGCACTGTTTCTAAATTGAACGATAATAACATCATCGCGGCAAACTAATTTCAGCAACAAATTGGCAAAAATCGTTGAAAATGTTTTATCTAACTTAACAATGCAGTATTAGTGAAAAATACCTCACAGTAAGCACTGAAATCCTTCTAAATAATGCATTTTCAATTATCAGAGTTGAGTTAACAATAAACGTTATAATGTTTGATTAGATCTTGCCCCACAGTGCAAAATGTCAAGAAAGGAGACCATCTGTAATTTGTCTGCAATCAGAATTCAAAGGAAATAGTACAATTGAAAATAATTACACTTACTTGCAGGCCTCCCAGAGGATGCCTCATCCTTCTCCTCTGTCTCCAGGTTCCAAGTAACTCTCTTGACAAGGGGTTTAGTTTTCACTCCAGTGCTTTGGGAACTAGTTTCACTTGCGGTCTTCACTTTTGCAGACTCTGTTGATTCCAACATTGGAATTTCCTTGTAGTCCTTATTGCTCTCTGTTTTCATTGATTCTGGCTTTGTCTCCAAGGAGTCATTTTCAATCACATCACTCTGTGCTTCCTCTTGCTTATTTAAACTGTTTGAACCAGAGCTAGCCGACACAGTGTCTTGATTTGGTTCATTCCTCTGGGAGCAGGTACTTGTTGCACTGTCAaagtgtttgtttttaaacaaagttACTGCTTCATTAACAAGTGTGCTGGAGTTATGCTGTTCCTCAACTGTACTCATATCTGCTGATTCTTCTGGGTTTTCTACAGTTACCACTGAATCTGCAGTGGTGGAATTCTCTGTTACAGATAGAAATGTATCAGGTTTAGCCGGTGAATGATCATGAGATGGTTCAGCTTCAGGTCTCAAGGCTGTTTCTTCATTTACTGATAAGAGTGGAATCTCCTCCTGTTTGCCAAAGCATATTAAGGGAATAGAAACCTCATCTGGAGCAGCAGACACTTGGTAACAAGGACTTTTAACTTGTAGAAACTCAGATACAATATTGGAACTTTTCATTACTGTATCAGCCTGGCTTGTGCAAGAGTTAATGCTTTCCCAAATGTGGTCAACTCCAACAGAAACATCAGTAATAGTTTCTCCTAAGCTCTCACTTTTACAGCTGGAGTCCTTGTTTTGATCAAGTAGTTCTTTGTGTTCTTCTTCTTCCTGTGTACTGTCAATGTATGGTGCTGGTTCCTCGTTAATGGCAACTGAACAGGATGAGTTCTGAATAGCTGGTATAAAGTTACTTTCCTGAAAATTCTGAGACTCACAAGAAATAGGCAACTTATTTACTGAAGCTTCCTTCTCCAAAGGCTCATTATCTCTGCAAGTTGAAATTTTCTTTTGCACTTGATCCTTCTCATCAAATTTTACTTTATCTTGAAAGAAAGTTTGTTTTCTATCTACTTCTGGGTATTGGCATTTTGATTGTGAACACCTATCTCTCGATCTTGATCTACTCTGACCTTTAGACGTGGAGCGGGTTCTTGATCGAGGTCTTGGCTTTCTCCTTTCCCTAGATCTGGATCGAGTCTTTGATCTTTTCTTTTCCCTGGACCTAGCTGGTTTTCTCTTCTCTCTGGAACTTGATCTTGTCCGTGATCTTCTCTTGTCTCGAGAGCTGGACCTAGACCATGACCTCCTTTCTCTAGAACTTGATCTGGACCAGGACCTTACCTTCTCCCTAGATCTAGGCCATACTTTTTTCTTATCTCTGGACCTTGACCATGATCTTGAGCGCTTTCTCTCCCTGGACCAAGAGGTTGACCGTCTGCTTCGTCTGTCATACTGTTCCCGTCGGTACAGCTTCCTCTTGCCTTTCTCACTGCTCCAAGAGTGCCTGGAGAAGCCTTTGTGATCCCTTGATCCTGATATTCTCCTTCTTCGCTTGTGACTGTCTGTAGATGAGCCAGAGGAGGAACTACCTGACCTCCTCTCTCGAGATCTTGATCTGGAACGTCTTCCTCTTTTTTCTTTGCTCCTATCTTGTTTGGGCTTTCGCCTTTTAAACTTCTCGGAGCTGCTGGAGCGAGACCTTGACCGAGATTTTGATCTCCGTCGCTCCCTTGAGCGGGACCTTAACTTCTTCCGTTCCTTTGACCTTGACCTTGACCTGTAGCCTTTGTGTTCTTCAGAGACTGAGCTCTTACATTTGTGTTGGCTGTGGGAACGCGATCTTGATCGTGATCTTGAGTGAGCCTTTGATTTGGGGTGGGCTTTTTTATTCACTGTTTTTCTTAgctcattttctgatgaagtatCTGCATCAGTTCGCACACAAGTGGGAACAATTTTGGTGACAACTTGTAAAGTACCCTCTTCAGAGCCTACACAAGAATTAACGCCATCACTGTCTGTATTTATTGTCTGCTGTTCAGACTGTTTGTCATTAGATGTTGAAAAGTTGCAATATACTTGTCCAGTGCGTTCACTGCCCCACTTTCTCATGTCAGATTCTACATACAATTTTATATCTTTGTCCTCAATATTAGCCTGAGACTCACTAATACCTTCTGCTCCAGAGGTCAAAGAAGGCGCAGTAAAAGATTTACAGCCATCGGGATTGTCAGTTGGTTTCTCTAATGTTAGAGCTTCAGTTTTGATTTTATAAGGCTCCGTTTGTTGTGTGCAAGATAGCTGTGTAGTATCAACATTAAAATAAAGACTTAATGTATTAGTCGTGTGTTCATTTCCTTCAGAAATATCATTACCAGGGCTGGGCACTGGGGATTCGCCTCCAGATCTTGACTCATTCCTATCAGGAGTGGAATTTGATGAAGATGGATCAGAGCCAGTGGGTTCAAATGGATCATATATCTCATCTATTTCTTTTTTTATGTTGCGTTTCAATCGTGAAGTATTTTTGCTGCTTTTGCTACAATGCTGAACTTCATCATCTGTGGGTTCAAATGGGTCATAGGCATCCAACTTTGGCAGACTAGTCAAGTGACCAGTACTACTTGTCACTTTTGTACAACCCTGACCAGATGAGCTGGAAACCAAGTCCTGAGCTTGGTGTTTTTCTTGAAAAGTACTGGAGCAGCCAGTCGAACCTGTGATGGTAGAAGATTGATGCCTTTGCTGGACAGGTCTTTCAATATCCTTTTCACTATTTCCCAATTCCATTGGTTTTGTAGCCTGGCTATTCCGGTCATTACCTGCAAGTCTGTTGATACAGGCACGAGGTATTCCATTGCTTTGCTTGTTACCAGTTTGAAAGCTTAAAGTACCAGTTTGGTTCTTGATCTTTGGTATCCTAGGAAATTCTGATATATCAAGCCTCCTAACAGGTGGTTTCGGTGGAACTCTGTTCAGAGA
The sequence above is drawn from the Stegostoma tigrinum isolate sSteTig4 chromosome 17, sSteTig4.hap1, whole genome shotgun sequence genome and encodes:
- the phrf1 gene encoding PHD and RING finger domain-containing protein 1 isoform X1, with amino-acid sequence MYIMDDDSQDELINVNAALGKARGKREVVAIFSDGEESSSEDDLDEGGTDEDDDEDEDDEEDGEGVEDDDEGDEEDDEDEDEADEDNEIDDEAEEAVRGDDAEKTSSGGKWGSNSDEEAENCPICLNTFRDQAIGTPESCAHYFCLDCILEWAKNANSCPVDRIIFKHICVRTHFGGTVIKKIPVQSPDKDNEEEEEDVTNCEVCGRSDREDSLLLCDGCDSGYHLDCLTPALNTVPVEEWFCPECAANNPTPVVEEIDEEEVAFLVADAAQEPTTSRLRPSTRRTRAIARTRQSERVRENVNRSRITRAHQIEHVPQYLMNASLLDETIETVVAGLNTAVYHRPLTPRTPSTKKCRRRPGKKRKKAGTKKPRSKTSQASGSKVTGKPARKRRRKVKRRKGKKKAVKLSFTARSRIAKNLGLGKPVNGISVPSVYRPLEPSLKSMRTDIGAASLSVYGDPNDLDPFESAAEPLGRETSSPRSLVSNKRRILSRSALRSHRPVARPISVKISRNGRLPVVAQEGAPETPPVPDVLGSILAGQNVLLMDSSDVVINRDGSLKLKDGGQPVKSSNNKTGEASNRCSSTSACISGISVSTLKDNQETAGLVTNTAKPVLGTLPSASGLASKPRQQMASNNLRPAFSGTFTPMPEISVGPLPGESVTLLNTQRTGAFNKSVGDSQKSTSGFTPFKWLNSASNLLFKNNMGSLNRVPPKPPVRRLDISEFPRIPKIKNQTGTLSFQTGNKQSNGIPRACINRLAGNDRNSQATKPMELGNSEKDIERPVQQRHQSSTITGSTGCSSTFQEKHQAQDLVSSSSGQGCTKVTSSTGHLTSLPKLDAYDPFEPTDDEVQHCSKSSKNTSRLKRNIKKEIDEIYDPFEPTGSDPSSSNSTPDRNESRSGGESPVPSPGNDISEGNEHTTNTLSLYFNVDTTQLSCTQQTEPYKIKTEALTLEKPTDNPDGCKSFTAPSLTSGAEGISESQANIEDKDIKLYVESDMRKWGSERTGQVYCNFSTSNDKQSEQQTINTDSDGVNSCVGSEEGTLQVVTKIVPTCVRTDADTSSENELRKTVNKKAHPKSKAHSRSRSRSRSHSQHKCKSSVSEEHKGYRSRSRSKERKKLRSRSRERRRSKSRSRSRSSSSEKFKRRKPKQDRSKEKRGRRSRSRSRERRSGSSSSGSSTDSHKRRRRISGSRDHKGFSRHSWSSEKGKRKLYRREQYDRRSRRSTSWSRERKRSRSWSRSRDKKKVWPRSREKVRSWSRSSSRERRSWSRSSSRDKRRSRTRSSSREKRKPARSREKKRSKTRSRSRERRKPRPRSRTRSTSKGQSRSRSRDRCSQSKCQYPEVDRKQTFFQDKVKFDEKDQVQKKISTCRDNEPLEKEASVNKLPISCESQNFQESNFIPAIQNSSCSVAINEEPAPYIDSTQEEEEHKELLDQNKDSSCKSESLGETITDVSVGVDHIWESINSCTSQADTVMKSSNIVSEFLQVKSPCYQVSAAPDEVSIPLICFGKQEEIPLLSVNEETALRPEAEPSHDHSPAKPDTFLSVTENSTTADSVVTVENPEESADMSTVEEQHNSSTLVNEAVTLFKNKHFDSATSTCSQRNEPNQDTVSASSGSNSLNKQEEAQSDVIENDSLETKPESMKTESNKDYKEIPMLESTESAKVKTASETSSQSTGVKTKPLVKRVTWNLETEEKDEASSGRPARTPFSYRVHRFNKESMWKAPETSPPPNQVPMFQPPAANFMIPPPIFPGLFPPQAFNQVNMPPPFMPPFPPLHPPPYAPVSQPTVPYIVPGNIPLIGSTAVPPLLPQPTYQTAAPIPAPIPPPAAPVPTPVVLNFAAETQVVQTEGNLDTDNKSSEDKAQNEIYIKKLHVQERAVEEAKLALKPYYQNKEITKEEYKEILRKAVQKICHSKSGEINPVKVANLVKGYVEKYKHIRKYKKGAEGESSKETEAKPEAS
- the phrf1 gene encoding PHD and RING finger domain-containing protein 1 isoform X2 is translated as MYIMDDDSQDELINVNAALGKARGKREVVAIFSDGEESSSEDDLDEGGTDEDDDEDEDDEEDGEGVEDDDEGDEEDDEDEDEADEDNEIDDEAEEAVRGDDAEKTSSGGKWGSNSDEEAENCPICLNTFRDQAIGTPESCAHYFCLDCILEWAKNANSCPVDRIIFKHICVRTHFGGTVIKKIPVQSPDKDNEEEEEDVTNCEVCGRSDREDSLLLCDGCDSGYHLDCLTPALNTVPVEEWFCPECAANNPTPVVEEIDEEEVAFLVADAAQEPTTSRLRPSTRRTRAIARTRQSERVRENVNRSRITRAHQIEHVPQYLMNASLLDETIETVVAGLNTAVYHRPLTPRTPSTKKCRRRPGKKRKKAGTKKPRSKTSQASGSKVTGKPARKRRRKVKRRKGKKKVKLSFTARSRIAKNLGLGKPVNGISVPSVYRPLEPSLKSMRTDIGAASLSVYGDPNDLDPFESAAEPLGRETSSPRSLVSNKRRILSRSALRSHRPVARPISVKISRNGRLPVVAQEGAPETPPVPDVLGSILAGQNVLLMDSSDVVINRDGSLKLKDGGQPVKSSNNKTGEASNRCSSTSACISGISVSTLKDNQETAGLVTNTAKPVLGTLPSASGLASKPRQQMASNNLRPAFSGTFTPMPEISVGPLPGESVTLLNTQRTGAFNKSVGDSQKSTSGFTPFKWLNSASNLLFKNNMGSLNRVPPKPPVRRLDISEFPRIPKIKNQTGTLSFQTGNKQSNGIPRACINRLAGNDRNSQATKPMELGNSEKDIERPVQQRHQSSTITGSTGCSSTFQEKHQAQDLVSSSSGQGCTKVTSSTGHLTSLPKLDAYDPFEPTDDEVQHCSKSSKNTSRLKRNIKKEIDEIYDPFEPTGSDPSSSNSTPDRNESRSGGESPVPSPGNDISEGNEHTTNTLSLYFNVDTTQLSCTQQTEPYKIKTEALTLEKPTDNPDGCKSFTAPSLTSGAEGISESQANIEDKDIKLYVESDMRKWGSERTGQVYCNFSTSNDKQSEQQTINTDSDGVNSCVGSEEGTLQVVTKIVPTCVRTDADTSSENELRKTVNKKAHPKSKAHSRSRSRSRSHSQHKCKSSVSEEHKGYRSRSRSKERKKLRSRSRERRRSKSRSRSRSSSSEKFKRRKPKQDRSKEKRGRRSRSRSRERRSGSSSSGSSTDSHKRRRRISGSRDHKGFSRHSWSSEKGKRKLYRREQYDRRSRRSTSWSRERKRSRSWSRSRDKKKVWPRSREKVRSWSRSSSRERRSWSRSSSRDKRRSRTRSSSREKRKPARSREKKRSKTRSRSRERRKPRPRSRTRSTSKGQSRSRSRDRCSQSKCQYPEVDRKQTFFQDKVKFDEKDQVQKKISTCRDNEPLEKEASVNKLPISCESQNFQESNFIPAIQNSSCSVAINEEPAPYIDSTQEEEEHKELLDQNKDSSCKSESLGETITDVSVGVDHIWESINSCTSQADTVMKSSNIVSEFLQVKSPCYQVSAAPDEVSIPLICFGKQEEIPLLSVNEETALRPEAEPSHDHSPAKPDTFLSVTENSTTADSVVTVENPEESADMSTVEEQHNSSTLVNEAVTLFKNKHFDSATSTCSQRNEPNQDTVSASSGSNSLNKQEEAQSDVIENDSLETKPESMKTESNKDYKEIPMLESTESAKVKTASETSSQSTGVKTKPLVKRVTWNLETEEKDEASSGRPARTPFSYRVHRFNKESMWKAPETSPPPNQVPMFQPPAANFMIPPPIFPGLFPPQAFNQVNMPPPFMPPFPPLHPPPYAPVSQPTVPYIVPGNIPLIGSTAVPPLLPQPTYQTAAPIPAPIPPPAAPVPTPVVLNFAAETQVVQTEGNLDTDNKSSEDKAQNEIYIKKLHVQERAVEEAKLALKPYYQNKEITKEEYKEILRKAVQKICHSKSGEINPVKVANLVKGYVEKYKHIRKYKKGAEGESSKETEAKPEAS